The following proteins are encoded in a genomic region of Saccharopolyspora antimicrobica:
- the cydB gene encoding cytochrome d ubiquinol oxidase subunit II → MDLPTFWFCVIALLWLGYLFLEGFDFGVGMLLPILGRKDVERRVLINTIGPVWDGNEVWLIVAGGAMFASFPGWYASLFSTAYLPLLLLLVALIGRGVAFEYRGKVDTHRWRRNWDRVIIAASWISPLVVGLVLSANVFGLPLDEHGDRVGGWWTIFSVPSIVGALAVCGFSLLHGAVFLSLKTEGEIRERARRFALRMGVPLLLPVIALLFIAQFTEGSEWTWVPLVIALVAALAGLARLYRWRDGQAFALQGVALASVVITLFGALWPNVIPSTLDAANSLSIADTASSPYTLTVITWVAAFGTPAVLIYQGWTYWVFRKRIGTKHIPPVHAPSA, encoded by the coding sequence ATGGATCTGCCCACCTTCTGGTTCTGCGTGATCGCCCTGCTGTGGCTGGGCTACCTGTTCCTGGAGGGCTTCGACTTCGGCGTCGGCATGCTGCTGCCGATCCTCGGCCGCAAGGACGTCGAGCGCCGTGTGCTGATCAACACGATCGGCCCGGTGTGGGACGGCAACGAGGTGTGGCTGATCGTCGCCGGTGGCGCCATGTTCGCGTCCTTCCCCGGCTGGTACGCCTCGCTGTTCAGCACCGCCTACCTGCCGCTGCTGTTGCTGCTGGTGGCGCTGATCGGGCGCGGTGTGGCGTTCGAGTACCGCGGCAAGGTGGACACCCACCGGTGGCGGCGCAACTGGGACCGGGTGATCATCGCCGCGTCCTGGATCTCGCCGCTGGTGGTGGGGCTGGTGCTGTCGGCCAACGTCTTCGGGCTGCCGCTGGACGAGCACGGCGACCGGGTCGGCGGCTGGTGGACGATCTTCAGCGTGCCGAGCATCGTCGGCGCGCTGGCGGTGTGCGGGTTCTCGCTGCTGCACGGCGCGGTGTTCCTGTCGCTGAAGACCGAGGGCGAGATCCGCGAGCGGGCCCGGCGGTTCGCGCTGCGGATGGGCGTGCCGCTGCTGCTGCCGGTGATCGCGCTGCTGTTCATCGCGCAGTTCACCGAAGGCTCCGAGTGGACGTGGGTGCCGCTGGTGATCGCGCTGGTGGCGGCGCTGGCCGGGCTCGCGCGGCTGTACCGGTGGCGCGACGGGCAGGCGTTCGCGCTGCAGGGCGTGGCGTTGGCGAGCGTGGTGATCACGCTGTTCGGCGCGCTGTGGCCGAACGTGATCCCGTCCACTTTGGACGCCGCGAACTCGCTGTCGATCGCGGACACCGCGTCCAGCCCGTACACGCTGACGGTGATCACCTGGGTCGCGGCCTTCGGAACCCCGGCGGTGCTGATCTACCAGGGCTGGACGTACTGGGTGTTCCGCAAGCGCATCGGCACCAAGCACATCCCGCCGGTGCACGCGCCCTCCGCGTGA
- a CDS encoding cytochrome ubiquinol oxidase subunit I, with protein sequence MDLLDIARWQFGITTVYHFLMVPLTIGLAVLVAGMQTAWYRTGKYRYLKMTKFWGKLMLINFAMGVVTGIVQEFQFGMAWSAYSRFVGDVFGAPLAMEGLLAFFVESTFLGLWIFGWDKLSKGVHLACAWAFSLATVLSAYFILAANSWMQHPVGVELVDGRPRLNSIWAVLGNNTVLAAFPHTVFGCFAVAGSFLIGIAAWQIARHHRKSAVDDEDRKAWHGSLRLGAWVAVIAFAGLAISGDIQGKLMFQQQPMKMASAEALCHSEAPASFSIFAVGDVARPDCENVKSITVPYILSYLANGDFTSEVKGVQALIPEYQAKYGTHYPDDPRLGQFAGQPIDYTPNLPVTYWGFRFMIGFGGLAALGAVAVLWLTRKQKFPEGRWWAPLAVAAIGLPFAGNIAGWVFTEMGRQPFVVAPNPDPSGIDGVWMYTAQAVSAGVTAGEMLTSVIALTALYGVLAVVEIFLMVRYVRGGFDAVMPPKPPEGEKADEALSFAY encoded by the coding sequence GTGGATCTGCTCGACATCGCCCGATGGCAGTTCGGGATCACGACCGTCTACCACTTCCTGATGGTTCCGCTGACCATCGGGCTCGCGGTGCTGGTCGCCGGGATGCAGACCGCCTGGTACCGCACCGGCAAGTACCGCTACCTCAAGATGACCAAGTTCTGGGGCAAGTTGATGCTGATCAACTTCGCCATGGGCGTGGTCACCGGCATCGTCCAGGAGTTCCAGTTCGGCATGGCCTGGAGCGCCTACTCGCGCTTCGTCGGCGATGTCTTCGGCGCGCCGCTGGCGATGGAGGGCCTGCTCGCGTTCTTCGTCGAGTCGACCTTCCTCGGCCTGTGGATCTTCGGCTGGGACAAGCTCTCCAAGGGCGTGCACCTGGCCTGCGCGTGGGCGTTCTCGCTGGCCACCGTGCTGTCGGCCTACTTCATCCTGGCCGCCAACTCCTGGATGCAGCACCCGGTCGGCGTGGAGCTGGTGGACGGCCGGCCGCGGCTGAACTCGATCTGGGCGGTGCTGGGCAACAACACCGTGCTCGCCGCGTTCCCGCACACCGTCTTCGGCTGCTTCGCGGTCGCCGGGTCGTTCCTGATCGGCATCGCCGCCTGGCAGATCGCCCGCCACCACCGCAAGTCCGCCGTCGACGACGAGGACCGCAAGGCCTGGCACGGCTCGCTGCGGCTGGGCGCCTGGGTCGCGGTGATCGCCTTCGCCGGGCTGGCGATCTCGGGCGACATCCAGGGCAAGCTGATGTTCCAGCAGCAGCCGATGAAGATGGCCTCCGCCGAGGCGCTGTGCCACAGCGAGGCCCCGGCCAGCTTCTCGATCTTCGCGGTCGGCGACGTGGCCCGCCCGGACTGCGAGAACGTCAAGAGCATCACCGTGCCCTACATCCTGTCCTACCTGGCCAACGGCGACTTCACCAGCGAGGTCAAGGGCGTCCAGGCGCTGATCCCGGAGTACCAGGCCAAGTACGGCACGCACTACCCGGACGACCCGCGGCTGGGCCAGTTCGCCGGGCAGCCCATCGACTACACGCCGAACCTGCCGGTGACCTACTGGGGCTTCCGGTTCATGATCGGCTTCGGCGGTCTGGCCGCGCTCGGCGCGGTGGCGGTGCTGTGGCTGACCCGCAAGCAGAAGTTCCCCGAGGGCCGCTGGTGGGCGCCGCTGGCGGTGGCGGCGATCGGGCTGCCGTTCGCGGGCAACATCGCGGGCTGGGTGTTCACCGAGATGGGCCGCCAGCCGTTCGTGGTGGCGCCCAACCCCGATCCCTCCGGCATCGACGGCGTGTGGATGTACACCGCGCAGGCGGTGTCCGCCGGGGTGACGGCGGGCGAGATGCTGACCTCGGTGATCGCGCTGACCGCGCTGTACGGCGTGCTGGCGGTCGTGGAGATCTTCCTGATGGTGCGCTACGTGCGCGGCGGGTTCGACGCGGTGATGCCGCCGAAACCGCCCGAGGGCGAGAAGGCCGACGAAGCCCTGTCCTTCGCGTACTGA
- a CDS encoding RNA polymerase sigma factor: MREEQSDEELLRAVARGDRAAFDALYQRNAGWLAARLRRRCDDPGLAAEVLQDCFLLAWRSARSFDPQGNAAAWLWTIASRRLIDAHRRRGARVRSSGEPAESALVADSAESEVMDRTLAPELAAAIGLLSPELRAVLQATALDGRTVRETSALLGIPEGTVKTRMRKARRMLKEALA, translated from the coding sequence GTGCGGGAGGAACAGAGCGACGAGGAGCTGCTGCGGGCCGTGGCCCGCGGCGACCGGGCCGCGTTCGACGCGCTCTACCAGCGCAACGCCGGGTGGCTCGCGGCGCGGCTGCGGCGCCGCTGCGACGATCCCGGGCTGGCCGCCGAGGTGCTGCAGGACTGCTTCCTGCTGGCGTGGCGCTCAGCGCGGTCGTTCGACCCGCAGGGCAACGCCGCCGCCTGGCTGTGGACCATCGCGTCCCGGCGGCTGATCGACGCGCACCGCCGCCGCGGCGCCCGCGTCCGGTCGTCCGGCGAACCGGCCGAGTCGGCGCTCGTCGCGGACTCCGCCGAGTCCGAGGTGATGGACCGGACGCTCGCCCCGGAGCTGGCCGCCGCGATCGGGCTGCTGTCCCCGGAGCTGCGCGCGGTCCTGCAGGCCACCGCGCTCGACGGGCGCACGGTCCGGGAGACGTCGGCGCTGCTCGGCATACCCGAAGGCACGGTCAAGACCCGAATGCGCAAAGCCCGCCGCATGCTGAAGGAGGCACTCGCATGA
- a CDS encoding ABC transporter ATP-binding protein: MPPTEIRDLTIRFGRRTALTGISADLDDGVLGLLGPNGAGKSTLLRALATLVAPTSGSIRLLGRTDLREIRRRIGYLPQEFGYYPRFTAREFVEHFAWLKEVPAAELPLAVDRALTRVGLADRADEKLKKLSGGMRRRVGIAQAIVNDPELLLLDEPTAGLDPEQQVELRELLRELGETRCVVLSTHVMGDASACDQLWVLESGRPVFRGAPDELGSGNLEESYHAVLRANRKSAA, encoded by the coding sequence TTGCCCCCCACCGAGATCCGCGACCTGACCATCCGATTCGGCCGCCGGACCGCGCTGACCGGGATCAGCGCCGACCTCGACGACGGCGTGCTCGGCCTGCTCGGCCCCAACGGCGCGGGGAAGTCGACGCTGCTGCGGGCGCTGGCCACGCTGGTCGCGCCGACCAGCGGCTCGATCCGGCTGCTGGGCCGCACCGACCTGCGCGAGATCCGCCGCCGGATCGGGTACCTGCCGCAGGAGTTCGGCTACTACCCGCGGTTCACCGCGCGCGAGTTCGTCGAGCACTTCGCCTGGTTGAAGGAGGTCCCGGCCGCCGAACTGCCGCTCGCGGTGGACCGGGCGCTGACCCGCGTCGGGCTGGCCGACCGCGCCGACGAGAAGCTCAAGAAGCTCTCCGGCGGCATGCGCAGGCGGGTCGGCATCGCGCAGGCCATCGTCAACGACCCGGAACTGCTGCTGCTCGACGAACCGACCGCCGGGCTGGATCCCGAGCAGCAGGTGGAGCTCCGCGAACTCCTCCGCGAACTCGGCGAAACCCGCTGCGTGGTGCTGAGCACGCACGTGATGGGCGACGCCAGCGCCTGCGACCAGCTGTGGGTCCTGGAGTCGGGGCGGCCGGTCTTCCGGGGCGCACCGGATGAGCTGGGCAGCGGGAACCTGGAGGAGAGCTACCACGCGGTCCTGCGCGCGAACCGGAAGAGCGCGGCGTGA